One window of bacterium genomic DNA carries:
- a CDS encoding metallophosphoesterase family protein, translating to MKIVLYADIHAQLAPLEAVLEAVEKENADWEIVPGDIVMGGPEPGEVIDCLRARKNCIPLMGNFDRWVVEKIDEQDNPFPARNDSSRLTREHLNPEQLKWLRGLPRSLVISPEPGHDFRIFHGTPDDDEGALPLRLTDEEIIKRLGGVKEEILAFGQVHGPYVRKVGNQTLVCAASAAVNWDGDNRPAYLIVEYRGNGDWNVDIHRVSYDFEAQAKKNENSWDPGGSKQAKTIRTGEFWNPAHMPH from the coding sequence ATGAAGATCGTCCTGTATGCCGACATCCACGCGCAACTCGCGCCGCTCGAAGCCGTTCTCGAGGCCGTGGAGAAGGAAAACGCCGACTGGGAGATCGTTCCCGGCGACATCGTCATGGGCGGCCCCGAACCCGGGGAGGTGATTGACTGCCTGCGGGCCCGGAAGAACTGCATCCCCCTCATGGGGAACTTCGACCGCTGGGTGGTCGAGAAAATCGACGAGCAGGACAACCCCTTCCCGGCGCGGAACGACAGCTCCCGCCTCACCCGCGAGCACCTGAACCCAGAGCAGCTCAAATGGCTCCGGGGCCTTCCCCGCTCGCTGGTCATCTCCCCCGAACCGGGCCACGACTTCCGCATCTTCCACGGAACGCCGGATGATGACGAGGGCGCTCTCCCGCTTCGCCTGACGGACGAGGAGATCATCAAGCGCCTCGGCGGGGTGAAAGAAGAGATCCTCGCGTTCGGACAGGTCCACGGCCCCTACGTGCGCAAGGTGGGCAACCAGACGCTGGTGTGCGCGGCCTCCGCGGCGGTCAACTGGGACGGCGACAACCGGCCCGCCTACCTTATCGTCGAGTACCGCGGAAACGGGGACTGGAACGTGGACATTCACCGCGTGAGCTACGACTTCGAGGCACAGGCCAAGAAAAACGAAAACAGCTGGGACCCGGGCGGTAGCAAGCAGGCGAAAACCATCCGCACCGGCGAGTTTTGGAATCCGGCCCACATGCCGCACTAG
- a CDS encoding NADP-dependent oxidoreductase, with protein MKAILMKDYGGPEVLELGDAPDPAAGPGEIVVDIHAASVNPADWKQREGYNRSDAQLSFPHILGRDFSGVVRALGPGVEEFAPGDAVFGVADRGQEGAYAEAIAVKASIMARKPDSLSHAEAAALALIGLTALVALEDAVKLKAGGNILIHAGAGGVGSFAVQYARYADAKVYATASARNHEYVRGLGADEVIDYNSEDFTKAAPLCDVVFDTMGGEVHARSFSVLKPGGLLVHVAPPPAGFSPPRSDVTVIRPNVGRDRAHLERIIELMKAGAVRPPEIVEMPLAEAGAAQELSKKGHVRGKIVLKVR; from the coding sequence ATTGTCGTGGACATCCATGCGGCGAGCGTGAATCCTGCTGACTGGAAGCAGCGCGAGGGCTACAACCGGAGCGATGCCCAGTTGTCCTTTCCCCATATCCTGGGCCGTGATTTTTCGGGGGTGGTGCGCGCGCTCGGCCCGGGCGTGGAGGAATTCGCGCCGGGCGATGCGGTGTTCGGCGTGGCCGACCGGGGACAGGAAGGCGCATATGCGGAGGCCATCGCCGTCAAGGCATCGATCATGGCGAGGAAGCCGGACTCTCTCTCGCACGCAGAGGCCGCCGCGCTCGCGCTCATCGGCCTGACGGCGCTGGTGGCACTGGAGGATGCCGTCAAGCTCAAGGCCGGCGGGAATATCTTGATTCATGCGGGTGCCGGAGGGGTCGGGAGCTTCGCGGTGCAGTACGCCCGGTATGCCGACGCCAAGGTGTACGCCACGGCGAGTGCCCGGAACCACGAATACGTCCGCGGCCTCGGCGCGGATGAAGTGATTGACTACAACAGCGAGGATTTCACGAAGGCCGCTCCTCTCTGCGATGTCGTGTTCGACACCATGGGGGGAGAGGTGCACGCGCGCAGCTTTTCGGTGTTGAAGCCAGGGGGCCTGCTGGTCCATGTGGCGCCGCCGCCGGCGGGTTTTTCTCCCCCGCGCAGCGATGTCACCGTCATCCGGCCGAATGTCGGGCGGGATCGCGCGCACTTGGAGCGAATCATTGAACTGATGAAGGCCGGCGCAGTGCGCCCGCCGGAGATTGTGGAGATGCCGCTCGCCGAGGCGGGGGCCGCGCAAGAGTTGAGCAAGAAGGGGCACGTCCGCGGAAAAATCGTCCTGAAAGTGCGCTGA